A window of Cyclopterus lumpus isolate fCycLum1 chromosome 10, fCycLum1.pri, whole genome shotgun sequence genomic DNA:
atgacaatatgaGCAGAGGGCTCACAAGGTCAGAAATTGAAGGAAGGTTTTTCCTCATGTTTActgttttcctgtgttttccCCAGATGTGTACTATTACTTAAAAGACCCTCCCCCGGGTTTTCTACCCAGATTTGGAACCGTCACCATGGCTGGCGTACTTGGCATGTTCTTGACACGGAAAGGTAACTCATGTCACGATATCACAAACACTTCAGGCCTGCTGGGAACGATGGTTTTGTCATCTATTATTCCATCTCTTTAACAACaatgttataatataataaagaaaCTGCATTCCAtctcaaaacaaacattttgaggTGTATCTACATAAATGGTCGCATAGAgtcacatcatatatatatatatatatatacacaatatttaAGCATATGTTCATTTAAATTTTTGGTGGCAGATGAgatttccccactggggattaataaagttttctaatctaataatatataatctaaCCTTTATTGAATTTTTTCAAATTACATTCTTTCCTAGGCAACCATGTGATACTTCCCTTTGTGCCATGGAAGTTGGTAAATAATTCATGGTTCTTCACAGGAAGTCTACACTAGTATTTAGATGCATCGGTGTTGTATTAGAAACTTGCTATTTTGCATAAATAGAAAGGATCTGCCGTGAGTGTTTTGCAATGTCATAGTAGCATGCAAGCTAGCTCAGGTTCTCTTTAGATGAGGCAGACCTGTTCCATGCAGCTGTGTGGTGGTAGCAGGTGTTCATAATACATCCTCACATTCATCCACCATGATGTGGACGTCTGAATGTAAAATagtatgaataatacataccGTGGACTCAATCACTTTGTGAACCATAACATCCGTGTCACACAGCAGGCGCTCGTATGAGACTGTTTTGCTTGCAGCACATTTAACCTGAGGATTACTCAGTCTCTGATGCAGCTGGCACAGATCATCAGTGTTTACAGACCATAGTTTGCCAACTAAGTCCCCAAAAACCTCCACAAAGAAGCACAAGACGCAAGAGGTTAAGTTTCCGTTTTTCTCAGCAGTCTTAATCTCTCTGTGGGGAGTCAGTTAGAGGACATTTCTCAATAGCAGGACCAGATTAAGTTTGGTTCCAGGTTTTAATCTGTGTCAAGTTGGATTGATTGTTATTCTTCATTGTAAACATTAATTTCAGGCTCTCACTTCAAGAGGTTAGCCGTTCCACTGGGCCTGATGAGTGCAGGAGCTTCAGTGTGCTACCCGGCTCAGACGGTGGCTGTGCTGAAGGTATCCTACTTTTAATGCTGACCTCTTGTTGTTGCCAGTAACAAAGTCCTTAGTTTCTAACACAACCACTATCTTTTGTGCTACCCAGGTGACGGGTAAGAAGGTGTATGCTGTCGGGCAGTGGAGCAGCGCTGCAGTGTCTTCACTGCTCAGCTCCAAGTCGCAGGACATCAAAGACGTTGCTGCTTCACAAccacaggttgtgtgtgtgtgtgtgtgtgtgtgtgtgtggttgtgtgtgggtgtgggtgtgtgtgtgtgtgtgtgttaatggtaACTCCCTTTCCACTGAATGATTTCCGCCTACATTCTTAACTTTCTCAAAGAAATCCCTCATGCCTCTCATAGGGTTTATTATGAATTTCCTTTCCCATTAATTTGCCCTTGTATGATGGTTgcattgtttctgtttcttacCCTTTTGTGCTTCATACAATGTGGCTTGAAGAACTTTGTTATCTTCATATAAAACTTAATCTCACTGTAATGACTCCGCAGTgccagctaaatgtaatgtacctGAAATGTAAAATGCTAATGTAggcaattacacacacacacacacacacacacccacacaccccccTTCTCCAGTCAGTGTAATACATTGAATCTATTAGAACTGAAAACTGAGTAGTGCTTAATTCggtttgtaaatgtaatgtgtttcttttgtcaCTGACAAGTACAGTTTAGTTGTGATTAATCAAACGGTGAAATTCATAATAATAGTTTTGTATACAATAATGTATTCAAGCCTTCGATCAACAGATTTAAATGAGTTTTATTCTTTGTCCACGTTAGACAGCTGCAGTAGTTGACGAGGCCTCAGAGCCCAGCTCAGCCCAGAGCTCTACAATCCCAGAGAGAGAGGTTGAATCAGCCGAGTCTGTTGTCGCTGTCATAACAGAGGAGGCGTCGTCAGTAGAACCAGAGATTTACCCCGACCAGACCCCCACAGAGACCAACGCAGGTATTGTAGATATTGATCTCGGTctgcttgtctctctgtctacgtCTCTTTAGTTTAACACAAAGGCTGCTACTTCTGGTTTGCGTTATTTCCTCTCCTGTCCAGGTCCAGTGGCACATTCAGTGCCAGTAGAGACAACGGCCATCGCAACCTCTGAAGAAATCAATGCATCTGTTGGAAGTGAGGAGCCCTCAGACACAAAACGAGCAGCAGAGGATATCTCCACTGACGCCAGCCCAGCTGAGCCCACGCCAAGCTTAGAACCAGAGACCTTGACGGCTTCTCCGGTGGAGTCTGTCCTGGTGGAGGTCGCCGCTCCAGTGGAGGTCGTCCCGGTGGAGTCTGTCCCGGTGGAGGTCGCCGCTCCGGTGGAGGTCGCCGCTCCGGTGGAGGTCGTCCCGGTGGAGTCTGTCCCGGTGGAGTCTGTCCCGGTGGAGTCTGTCCCGGTGGAGGTCGTCCCGGTGGAGGTCGCCGCTCCAGTGGAGGTCGTCCCGGTGGAGTCTGTCCCGGTGGAGGTCGTCCCGGTGGAGGTCGCCGCTCCGGTGGAGGTCGTCCCGGTGGAGTCTGTCCCGGTGGAGTCTGTCCCGGTGGAGTCTTTCCCGGTGGAGGTCGTCCCGGTGGAGGTCGCCGCTCCAGTGGAGGTCGTCCCGGTGGAGTCTGTCCCGGTGGAGGTCGTCCCGGTGGAGGTCGTCCCGGTGGAGGTCGCCGCTCCGGTGGAGGTCGTCCCAGTGGAGGAACCACCAACTCCAAAAGCCTCAAATGAGCCAACAGGTACGTAAGATGTTCTGCTCGTAGTGTTAAAGACCTGGAAGTGCTCTTGGAAACCCACCGTTGGTACAGAAGTGGATTCAATGGAAATGTAGCTTCTTGTGTGGAGAAAATCCTAAAACTATTGTACTATACACCAATTCTTTGTTAACTGCCAAGAGGTAGCTGAGAACGTTATGAATGTTAATAATGTGACGATGGCTTTCATAATGGTGGAAACGCATTCGGTCATGTCCGTGCTGCTGATCCTGTGTTATATTTTGATACGACTCCTCAGTGCCAGTTGTTGAATCAGCTGAGCCGGAACCTTCTGTCCAACCCGAGTTAACTGAGCTGCcacaagctgctgctgtggaCGAGACTCTCACACCACAGCTGGCACCAGGAGGCAGCAAAGGTACTGTGAACACCACTACACCAATGCTTTGGGTGGAGAGTCgggcatccacacacacacacacacacacacacactgcgtctTTTCCGGGAATTTCCCTAAACTCAAGACCCAACACCTGAATGTGTTGGGTCTTGTGCTTGTTAGGAGCGGTGATGTTCACTTTCCAGACAGTTTTCAGTCAAATCGTTCTTCGGTCACAAGCCGGCTCTTCGGCCAATGGAAAAACAATTTATTAGATCGCAAAGAATGATATTCACCAAATATACCTTGAGGGATGTAATGCTACCAGAGTCAACATTTGATTATATGCAGTTTAAAAAACTCCACCATGTTCTAGACACCTTCTCTGGACAGCCTGAAATGAACCTGACCAGAAAGACAATGATCCCGTATTGCATAATCACTGCATTGAACATCTTACCATGAGGCCAGATATCTCTGCCGGCTGGTTTGTCTGTATGCCGCTTATCTCCACAATCGTTCATCTGCTCCACATTTGGTGAGTGTGTTGCTAGAGTCTCCAGAGACGCGGGAGTTTGTTGTCACATTTGGTGTAATTTGTGCTGGTGACACATCGTAATAAACTTTGAATAAACCAACACAGCGATGTGGGCGGAGCTTCAGGGCTCCGCAGCAGGTCGTCTTATCGGCTTCACTTCCCCACTGAACTCCTCACTTCCCGGGAGTCAACACGAGCAGGTGTCTTTTCCCGGTGTCTAAATTAATACTAAATTATAACACTAATCACTTTAGCGCCAGTGAAATGCCTAATTAAGTCTACGCTCTACCTAAGAACCAGGCTGTTATGTCAAATCAAGCAACTAATGCGTCTTTTTGGAAATGACCTCCTCTAACCGCAGGTAACCGTGACTTGGGTGTGTTTTTGAGGGGCAGATTTTGTGATTCGGGGCCCCCCGGTAAACGCCAACTTACTTCACTTTGCACCCTTTCTCTAACTGGTAAAACACACAACAGCACATTGAAAGTAAAATAGAAGAATTATCAGCACAATAAACTTAAATGTAACATCTGTTCAAAGTGGCGCTTTTAACTTCTAATATGATGCTGGACAGTTAAACACATAGTGATTAATTTGAGAACAACATAACcagcaacatctctctctcaggtAAATGCAGTACTACAatgtagaagtacacagtacagtatgtTGTGTACAGTTGAGTTACGTATTTTTGGGGGCCTTCCGTAAGTTATTTTAGAATACAATGAGTTTGAATAGTAAAATAATTCactattgtttttaaatctaaacACCATGATGAATGTCTGAACCTGGTGGTTTTACCTGGTCGTACACTGGTATTGTATGATCACAGAAGATTGATGGGACACTGAGTACTCTTTAATAAATTAGTTGTAACGATTAATTCTTTAGTTGGTTCTAACATGGATATGGTTGTTATTTCAGTTGATGCTTATGGGTTTATTGTTGTAGTATTTCTGTGCTTGTGACAGATGTTGTTGCATTTCTCTTGCTCTCCTCCAGGGGGCTCTGGCTTCAAGCAGGACCCTGCTCTGATGGACTTTGGCCAGTCCAACCCCGAGGATGAAGACCTGTACAGCACACGCAGCTGAGGCCACATTCAGAACTACAGACCCTGTATCATTACTCAGGAAGTCTTTCATCAACATTTCCATTCTCATTTCTTCGGCCcacatcatttttatttccacAGAAAAGGTCCTAGTACGTTCCTCAGTGCTGAGTCAGTTTGAGTAGGACAGGAACAAGGATCACGCCCACTGCTGTTTACAAGTCTTTTCATCCACAGATGGCAgatttgtctttctgtttgtgtcatttaacAATTATTGGCTTTTGTGCGACAACTTTCACAGTCATGAGTGCACGGTGCTTGTATTTACTGTAATTTATCTGCTGAAAATACTGCACATGGATTGGTAATGATTACATGAAGGACTATTGCTGTTGCATTGTGTGACATGAAGAATTGTCCAGTTATTTAgaaccaaaaataaatatatttttcatgatTTCATGTTGTCAATTACTTaatacttttacattacatgttagTTGTGTTATTTAacgttatattttatatatatatatatatatatatgttagcATGCCACACAAACCAAAACGCTGCATGTTTGCATTGTCAGCACGTTTGTTGCTTAGCTCAACGCTCCACTGGGCCTGTGCGTAGACTCTGTTCTTGTTAATGTTGCGCTACAACTTACTTACTCAATTCGTTGTACCAAGTCAGAAATCGACTCATGCAGTAAACAATTCAATGAGCCCCACTTCCTTGGTCAGTGATGAACAAGTTGTGTAACTGCTATTAAATCTGACCCCAAAGGGATGCACTCATTGTTTCCTGAAACAAAAGCTGGGACGCTGACATTGAAATTCCAATGACGAACAAGAAATGAAATGATTCTGTCGAGGAACTCCTTTTGCTTTGAGCGGCGAGTGATTGCATTAACACATAATGCTATGAAGCAGTTCTGGTGCCACATGTTTCTGCTTATTTGTGTGAGCGCTACGTTAGTACGGAAGGACCGGGCTATCTGTTTACGTCTTTATAGCTTCACTGACCCTCGGAGGAACCGGAGCTCCCCAGACGTCATAAACTCTGCTCACCAGAGTCACGACCCTCGGGACTCTGGTGTGTGGATTTGCTCACATATGTTCATCGGAGGAAAAACTAAGAGAGAGatcaataagacaccaatactTTCCCATCCTCCTTCCTGTTATACGTGGGAGAAAAACACGGTATCTAGGCGTCCTGCGGCATCGGTGCTACGGGTTGGAGACGGGTCGAGGGACTTGTGGGCTGGTGTTACTGtgccgttttctttttttaaaaacaactccAGAAACAAGTTGTGCCCTGGATTCCTTACCCTCCAACGGCTTTTAACAAACCCACATGGAACTTATTGACTCTGATCAGAATAGAacagagcggagagagagagagtgggaatGCTGTGAATCTGTGCAACCCGCTCCACTCTCATGGACATCTTGTTGCTGTAAGCTCGGGGGCCGGTGTCAGAGGCAAGATGTGATGCTAAGTATAGCCTCGATCTCGCCTCTCTCAAGGGTCCCCTACACATAGGGGCCCCCTTCCGTACAGCATCCCACACAGGCAGCAGCTATGATTATGTTCTGAGAACAAACAAATGTTACACTGGACTCTGTCATGTTGTCCAGAGCGCCTTCAGATTTGTTCTTGACCAGCGGAGAGGAAGCAGGGCTCACAGCCCTGACCTTTCACCTCTTACCCCCATGAGCCGTGTTTTCCACAGTCACGGCCCGTTATCTTCCCAGGATCCGGCTTGTGAGGGAGACCCCCACCGTCAAATAAGCACACGGCACATTTATCAGTACAGAATATAAACTCAACAACTATGTAAGCAATGTAAGGGTGTTTGTGAATACTCGTGCATGTCGTCGTCTCCTTTATTTGCACGGGTCAGAGTGCAGTATGTGCAAACAGCTTCTCCTCTGCTCATCGATGTAGATAAAGAGTGACGCTCATAGAGCACACATACCTATCAACTGATCGTTGCTTGTTTTGCAGACAACTGTCTGTATAACTTTCGCTCGCAGCAACAGCCACGGATATCAAATAATGGTACATCGAGTTAATGAgagcagaagaaagagaaagacacttTTGACAAAGTAAAGCAACAAAAAgtaagagaggaaaaaaaaaaaatgtcacgcTTTCAATCCATAAAAAACTCAAACACAAAGTGAAGAAATAATTGGCCGTGAGATTGATGTCCGGTCCGGGCTGAGATGTAAGCGGAGGTTTGATCCTCTCCGCTCCGTTGCTCTCCTTATCTGCTGCCTTTTGGACCGTCAAACAGCCGTGGACGAACTCGCACTCCCACACATGCTCCAGCTGTTGGTCACTCGGCCCTCGATTCGGGCTTCTGACAGCGAGAAGAAGAGCACCTTTTGAAATCGGCGAACGTGTTTTTCAAAATGCAACGCGGTCTCTGAAAAGTGAAACATTTAATGACCCGCGCTCCGCATGCCGCCTGAATCGATTGTCTGAAGATAGCGTAGCGTGAGATTGCCCCTCCAATTGCTGACGAAGGTCAAAGAAGGTCAAACCGGAGCCGCTCTGAGATAAACCAGtaacaataaacaaagtgaAAGTAAGACTGAATTTGAAGCCAATAGACGAAGCGATCTCCTCATTTGAATGCCTGTaatgttttcagtgttttcagtATGCTAGATTTGGTAAGTTATGTGTGGACAAAGTTGTGCTTAACATCTTTACACGTGTTTAATCGTGTCATTCcgacagtattttatttttacttgtaAAGTCATTTGTTTAATATTTCTCCACTTGTGTTGTGCGCTTGTCTATTATCACACATATGTCAGACCGGAGTCAGGTGATTATTCCTTTATGCTAATAGGAATAAAACAATGTGGCAATAGAGCTCTGATTCAATACATCTATTTGACATTAAATAGAGAAAGTGTCAGCTGAAGATGTATTATTACAGTaattcagaatgaacagcacgTTCATCCTGTTTAATGTTCTCATTGTATGAAGAGTATTAAGTAAACAATGTGAATGTGCAGGCCGAATGTAAACGTCTGCATGTTTTTGTACGAGTGCTCTAAATTTatacattcttttatttattaagctTTTCATAATCacatttttgtgattttttttatttctaaatccAGAATGATGGAGAAAACTAGTGATCATTGTGAGAGGGAATATGATTGATTGGTTTTGTTGTGGTTTCCTAGCGTTATTGTTGGAGGAATTCAACGTCCATGAGGAGTTCAAAACGTGATGCTCATGAGCAGATGATAAACACGAGGCTCACCGTGAGTGTAGAGTTTAAGAGACGATGCTCGTTGTTTCCGTGTTTGAGGATTCTACAAACTATGTTCAGGCGAGAGAAAATATATCGATCTGCATATGTAACATAGAGCAGCAGTTTTATGATTTATGGCACAGTTTTAATTTACAGCGTATTAGGCACCCCATTCCTGTCGTGGCCTCAAATACTGTAACGGTGCAATAGTTTGGCAGAATGATACTTTAAGGAGGAAGAAATAGATGCTCTTAATAATAACATCTTGATATCAGTTTGTTCAGTGATTTcaagatgtgtatatatttctataGTGAATTCCTAAACCATTTGTTTCGATCATGTGACTGCTGACATACTGTATGACGCGCAACATGTCGGTGGAGGTGATGAGTGAAAACGAAACAATCAGAACCGAGTCGCGTCCCCTCCAGTTGGATCTTCTACCGCTCGAGGGGCAACACCGGGACtcgtaacaaataaataaacagggaATTAAATGAGATAAAAGAAAAGGTTGGCTTGATTGTGAGCAACACGGTTCAGCCTGAAATGAATGATGCAACTCAATAATCTGATCACTTTATTTATTGCACtcaattaaaaaactaaaacaaattgtcatttcatttaatttgattacAGACGGTTATTCAttacatatacacattacaATAACGTAACATGTAGTTGTTAACCTTTTgttaaattgttatttatttcaataatgTGATGTGACATTTGAATTAACACGATAGATAAATGTAGTCATATTTTGGACTGGTGTCTCCACGGTCTGTGGGAATTATGGCAGAGTTTTCATGTTCATCCACATCTTGCGTATCCTTGTAATTTTATTCATGAACACATGCTATTCTCCACTTTCAGCTGTTCCCAACTATATAACTATAAAGGAggtttttactttaaatgtcagttgtgttaaagaaagaaaagaaaggtgcttatatttgttttttattcatatgcAGCCTTGAAAGTCTTCTCTGTGCTGGAGCTCTGAGGaagaacatttgttttgattacCAGCTGCATTAAGTTAAATGTTGTTGGATATTAAAATTGTACAAAACATTGTTGGCCTCTCAAGCTTTGTTATGCACTCTTTGAAAATGCGGATATAGTCACACGGACATGCAGACAGCATCTCTGTGTCCAGAAGTTGAGAACACTTCTAACCACGGCCCATTTTAGAGAAATGTAGTTGACTGGAACACGATGGAGCAGAAAGAAGTGctttattaaatgtacttagttacttccACAAGAGGAACTGAGGAACAGAGGGGAGGCAGagacatttcttcttctgtcttcttcGATTTCTGTTGGCCAGCATGACGCCATCAATTTCATTTCTCCGTTGTGTCAGGGCCTTtggcttctctgtgtgtgtgtgtgtgtgtgtgtgtgtgtgtgtgtgtgtgtgtgtgtgtgtgtgtgtgtgggaagaaCAACTGTGAATACCCAGCATGCCGGTGGAGGCACACCGTATTATGAAGTTTCCGTTTTGGGAAGCCGAACCATCACATTTGAACAATTCGTTCCATGCAGCGAATCCTGCACGAAGGTCTTCATCTGCGGCTTTCTGTCCCGCCTTCACTCGTCTTCCTCACTCAGCTTTCCCACGGCTATTAGAACATGTCAGATCCTGATAGATGCTCAATGGAGCggagtgcacgcacacacactcacacacacacacacacacgtctcaacACGCATGTAAACAGTGCATGCCAGGCTGAGATTAATAACATTCAGTTGCACAACTACTGAAGCAAAAGGGCCCACGTGCACATGTACGTGCACAGACGGGGAAGAGATGCACGCTCACACCGTTGATCAAAGGAGCTGTGATGTAATCAGTCTCAGAGCTTTGCGAGCGTCCCTCATTAACTTTTACCAGAGGCTCTAATGAAAAACCACTGGAGGGGATCTCcgttttctctccttctttccctccacctcctccccctctttctttctcatctccTTGTTCACTCCCTGCAGTATCtgcgtgtcctcctcctcattcatcTTCCACTCTGtgcctccctgtctctctctctctctctccctctccctctctccctctctccctctctccctctccctctccctctctccctctctctctctctctccctctccctctccctctccctctccctctccctctctctctccctctccctctctctccctctctccttctctccctctctctctccctctctccctctccctctctccctctccctctctctctctctctccctctccctctccctctctctctccctctctctctctctctctctctccctctccctctctccctctctccctctctccctctctctctccctctctccctctccctctccctctctccctctctctctctctctctccctctctctctccctctccctctctccctctctctctctccctctccctctgccccAGTGGCTGGCTTGACTTCCGCTGAGACAGAGTAAATATTTCCCATGGCTTATCTGACCGCTGACAGGACGAATATGACACAGAGTGCGATGCTCTGCTAATTAACACACAGCCTCCGTTCCccgggtcagaggtcacggggGGACGGTTTAACACAGCGGTGTCATAATAGTTACGGTGAGGTATGACACATGGGTTTGTGTTCGCAGTCATGGAGACACAGCTATtgctcaaacacacatcttGACTTGATTTTCTCCGTTTTGGCCTTTTCTGGTGAAGACtctgggagggaggggaaaaaggAGGGATTGAAtacaatacagagagagagagagcgagagagagagagagagagagcatgtttCTCttattctctctgtctctgcaggctGGCTTGTGTCCAGGTAGTCCAGCCTCTTAGTTATGATGAAGGTGGGACGTGGAGGCAACTTCCCTGTTGTGCAATCATCATGAGGCTCTTGGGGGCTATAAGTCCCCGAACCTCATCTGGTTTCTCAGCCTTATTTtttcaacagacacacacacacacacacacacatacacacacacacaaactcagagGCATGATATGGTCCGAGGTATTCAGTTGTGCAGATTTGTCTGAGGGGCCGAGGAGCAATTTTCAAGACATGGACTTTAGCCAAAAGAAGCATTGAAAAGCGCCTGACTGCTCGGACCGGAGGCTCAATCACTCACAGGTAAGACGACTTCTTTAGAGAAGTCTGCTTCGATTGGATAATGCctcatttcacattttaattaatccTCATCTTAATGTTTCTTTCACTAATTCAACTGCCTGCATATAATTACCAGTTATCTTTACTGAAAAATTGTTATTTGAAGAAGTCATTTCACTTATCTAACCGATTGCCTGGTTTAAATCCAattagttgttgtttctttttaatttaatactattaatattattaatgcaCTCCACTGGTGCACCGGACCATGACAGGATCAGTTTCAATGACTTAAGAATCCAGTAAATCTATTAAATCTGAAATTAAGTTGACACTTTTTCATTAATGCACCAACAACTTATTTCAGTCATTAATCCAAAATAGATGTTTCTGAGGAACCGCTGTAGCAGCCAGATTATTACAAGCCCGTCATATGTATTTCATTACTTCAGGAATCGTGTATTGTTTTGCTGCGATTAGTTATCAAGTATGACAGCCAACGAAAGATTACCGTGTTTCACTGAGTCCATAAAAGGCAGCTGAAGCCTGAACATCctctgttttgtgtttatttccagCTGACCTTGGCAAACTGAAAGGGGGGAAGTGAACGAGGGTACATCCAGTCCTATAATGGCAATCCCAAGtgacctcttcctcttcaactccacctcctccccctatTCAGCGACCGAGATCTATCTGaatgcctctctctccccccctgcTCCCCACTGCCCCGGCTGGCCCCCTGTGCCCATGACCACCGTCATCCCCGCCCTCTACAGCGTCATCTCCGTGCTGGGAACCGTCGCCAACGCCCTGGCAGCGTGGGTGTTGGCCCACGCCAGTGTCTCGAGGAGAACCGTGGCCAACACGTTCATGCTGAACCTGTGCGTGTCGGACCTGCTGTTCCTGCTGACCCTCCCGCTGTGGGCCGTCTACTACTCCCGGGACTACGACTGGCCCTTCGGCCAGGTCGCCTGCAAAGCCTGCGGAGCTCTCCTCAACCTCAACCTCTACGCgtccatcttcttcatcacgTGCATGAGCATCGACCGCTACCTGGCCATCGTGCGTCCCCTCCGCTCCCAGAGTGCGAGATACCCCAAGCGCGCCCGGCTCACGTGCCTCCTGGTGTGGGTGCTGGCGTGTGCTTGCTCGGCCCCCACCTTGTATCTGAGGGACACTTACCCCCTGGAGGGGCTTGGTGTGGTGGCCTGTGGGATTGACTACCCTGATCCTACTTGGCATCTGACCCTGGTCTGGATGAAGATAGGCGTGGCCTTCCTGCTGCCACTGTTTGTCATCTCTTGTTGTTACGGGGCTATTGGCAGACATTTGTTGGCTAATACAGGGCTGCCGAGAATGCACTCCCCCAGCATGCCCTCTTTTAAATCACCCGAGTCCAAGGAGAGCAGTAAAACAGAGAGACCTCCGACCCCATGTGCCTGGCCCAGCTCCAGCGGGGGCAGGCCCCTGGAGGGCAGGGGGCTTGAGCGGGTGTTGTGGACAGTCGCCGCGGTGGTCCTGGCCTTCTTCCTCTGCTGGTTCCCCTTCCACTGCGTGACCTTCTTGGGCGTTCTGAGGATGGGTGGCTGGCTGGACAGCTGCTGGGTGGACTGGACCATCCACAACCTCACACCGCTGACCCTCTGCTTGGGATTCTCCAGCTCGGCCTTCAACCCGGTGCTCTACTGCTTCCTCGGCAACCACTTTCGGAGCCGTCTCGGGGGCCTCTGCAAGGGCCTGTGTGCTTGTCTGAAGGCCCAGGGGGAGGATCACAGCCAGAAGAGGGGCTCCTTCAGCACCAGGCTGAGCTCCTTCTCTCGAAAACTTAGCGACCTGAAAGACCTGGCGATTGTGGACCCCGGTCCTGTctaaacacccccccccccccccccccccccccttccaacTGGCTTCACACTAAGCGTGGATGTGTGAGACGGAGCTGTAACTGTGACTGACACGCCGCCCTACGAAGACAGAAACCAAGTTATGACAAAAGATGAAGCTGAGaggttcaaatatatattttcacgcTGGTCACCAAACAGTGTAACAGACAGATAAGTTATACATTTCATGCCTCTAATGCTGCAGCCTTCAGCCAAACAGGTTTTAA
This region includes:
- the apool gene encoding MICOS complex subunit MIC27 isoform X1, coding for MAAKVVMVAVPTVMGIASIRVYTVSDVPADGLVTREKLNIYSPLPPSAQARFVPERPGVIQSGLTTAREHMRPLVQAVKGACVSVKTRSVNVYYAGEDVYYYLKDPPPGFLPRFGTVTMAGVLGMFLTRKGSHFKRLAVPLGLMSAGASVCYPAQTVAVLKVTGKKVYAVGQWSSAAVSSLLSSKSQDIKDVAASQPQTAAVVDEASEPSSAQSSTIPEREVESAESVVAVITEEASSVEPEIYPDQTPTETNAGPVAHSVPVETTAIATSEEINASVGSEEPSDTKRAAEDISTDASPAEPTPSLEPETLTASPVESVLVEVAAPVEVVPVESVPVEVAAPVEVAAPVEVVPVESVPVESVPVESVPVEVVPVEVAAPVEVVPVESVPVEVVPVEVAAPVEVVPVESVPVESVPVESFPVEVVPVEVAAPVEVVPVESVPVEVVPVEVVPVEVAAPVEVVPVEEPPTPKASNEPTVPVVESAEPEPSVQPELTELPQAAAVDETLTPQLAPGGSKGGSGFKQDPALMDFGQSNPEDEDLYSTRS
- the apool gene encoding MICOS complex subunit MIC27 isoform X2, which gives rise to MAAKVVMVAVPTVMGIASIRVYTVSDVPADGLVTREKLNIYSPLPPSAQARFVPERPGVIQSGLTTAREHMRPLVQAVKGACVSVKTRSVNVYYAGEDVYYYLKDPPPGFLPRFGTVTMAGVLGMFLTRKGSHFKRLAVPLGLMSAGASVCYPAQTVAVLKVTGKKVYAVGQWSSAAVSSLLSSKSQDIKDVAASQPQTAAVVDEASEPSSAQSSTIPEREVESAESVVAVITEEASSVEPEIYPDQTPTETNAGPVAHSVPVETTAIATSEEINASVGSEEPSDTKRAAEDISTDASPAEPTPSLEPETLTASPVESVLVEVAAPVEVVPVESVPVEVVPVESVPVESVPVESVPVEVVPVEVAAPVEVVPVESVPVEVVPVEVAAPVEVVPVESVPVESVPVESFPVEVVPVEVAAPVEVVPVESVPVEVVPVEVVPVEVAAPVEVVPVEEPPTPKASNEPTVPVVESAEPEPSVQPELTELPQAAAVDETLTPQLAPGGSKGGSGFKQDPALMDFGQSNPEDEDLYSTRS
- the apool gene encoding MICOS complex subunit MIC27 isoform X3 → MAAKVVMVAVPTVMGIASIRVYTVSDVPADGLVTREKLNIYSPLPPSAQARFVPERPGVIQSGLTTAREHMRPLVQAVKGACVSVKTRSVNVYYAGEDVYYYLKDPPPGFLPRFGTVTMAGVLGMFLTRKGSHFKRLAVPLGLMSAGASVCYPAQTVAVLKVTGKKVYAVGQWSSAAVSSLLSSKSQDIKDVAASQPQTAAVVDEASEPSSAQSSTIPEREVESAESVVAVITEEASSVEPEIYPDQTPTETNAGPVAHSVPVETTAIATSEEINASVGSEEPSDTKRAAEDISTDASPAEPTPSLEPETLTASPVESVLVEVAAPVEVVPVESVPVEVVPVEVAAPVEVVPVESVPVESVPVESFPVEVVPVEVAAPVEVVPVESVPVEVVPVEVVPVEVAAPVEVVPVEEPPTPKASNEPTVPVVESAEPEPSVQPELTELPQAAAVDETLTPQLAPGGSKGGSGFKQDPALMDFGQSNPEDEDLYSTRS
- the apool gene encoding MICOS complex subunit MIC27 isoform X4; this translates as MAAKVVMVAVPTVMGIASIRVYTVSDVPADGLVTREKLNIYSPLPPSAQARFVPERPGVIQSGLTTAREHMRPLVQAVKGACVSVKTRSVNVYYAGEDVYYYLKDPPPGFLPRFGTVTMAGVLGMFLTRKGSHFKRLAVPLGLMSAGASVCYPAQTVAVLKVTGKKVYAVGQWSSAAVSSLLSSKSQDIKDVAASQPQTAAVVDEASEPSSAQSSTIPEREVESAESVVAVITEEASSVEPEIYPDQTPTETNAGPVAHSVPVETTAIATSEEINASVGSEEPSDTKRAAEDISTDASPAEPTPSLEPETLTASPVESVLVEVAAPVEVVPVESVPVEVAAPVEVAAPVEVVPVESVPVESVPVESVPVEVVPVEVAAPVEVVPVESVPVEVVPVEVAAPVEVVPVEEPPTPKASNEPTVPVVESAEPEPSVQPELTELPQAAAVDETLTPQLAPGGSKGGSGFKQDPALMDFGQSNPEDEDLYSTRS